Proteins found in one Gordonia sp. PDNC005 genomic segment:
- a CDS encoding MspA family porin, protein MSAIVAVAAFAAIGDGGVASADRSVRIPDRTVVKRSDDGWSVRLTKSAEKIVSVPPLSRGVGSFEAFLDLRGEAEITGQGTVPVDAAVLTMGYQLSCQWQMNGVNVGISGGPTAQASITWPPALVVGVQVMPTVSTTLANGATVDVKFGQKALRGARAGTRAEGVRVEISGCVGARPAVRAYVRVSMATAANDNTFTMYGSPHLL, encoded by the coding sequence ATGTCTGCGATCGTCGCAGTGGCGGCGTTCGCCGCTATCGGTGACGGTGGTGTGGCGTCGGCTGATCGGTCTGTTCGGATTCCTGATCGGACGGTGGTCAAGCGGTCTGATGACGGGTGGTCGGTCCGGCTGACGAAGTCGGCGGAGAAGATCGTGTCGGTCCCGCCACTGTCACGGGGTGTGGGCTCCTTCGAGGCATTCCTCGACCTACGCGGAGAGGCTGAAATAACTGGTCAAGGCACTGTTCCGGTTGATGCCGCAGTCCTAACAATGGGGTACCAACTGTCCTGCCAATGGCAGATGAATGGCGTCAATGTCGGAATTTCCGGTGGTCCGACAGCGCAGGCATCGATCACCTGGCCCCCGGCGTTGGTCGTCGGTGTGCAGGTCATGCCGACGGTCTCGACGACCCTTGCCAACGGTGCCACCGTCGATGTGAAGTTCGGTCAGAAGGCACTGCGTGGGGCCCGCGCGGGTACCCGCGCCGAAGGCGTGCGGGTGGAGATCTCCGGGTGTGTGGGGGCTCGTCCTGCGGTCCGTGCCTATGTGCGTGTGTCGATGGCTACCGCTGCTAACGACAACACGTTCACCATGTACGGCTCACCGCATCTGCTGTAG
- a CDS encoding helix-turn-helix transcriptional regulator — protein MRHHTDRRTAFSARLRTLRTSAGLTQERLAERAGFDRSFYVEIEHGKHSLLLDRVFDLAETLDVEIVELFRFQSSAE, from the coding sequence TTGCGCCACCACACCGACCGCCGAACGGCGTTCAGCGCACGGTTGCGGACACTTCGCACTTCTGCCGGACTGACGCAGGAACGACTGGCCGAGCGAGCAGGATTCGACCGCTCCTTCTACGTCGAAATCGAGCACGGAAAGCACTCCCTGCTGCTCGATCGCGTGTTTGACCTCGCCGAAACTCTGGATGTTGAGATCGTCGAGCTCTTTCGTTTCCAGAGCTCAGCTGAGTAG